One genomic window of Candidatus Methylomirabilis tolerans includes the following:
- a CDS encoding AbrB/MazE/SpoVT family DNA-binding domain-containing protein: MPITHLSEKGQVLIPKALRRKFGLKPGAKIQLAEEAGRLILSPVPPDPIAAATGFLEGTFSLTADLRRDHQEEIRRERKVRTR; the protein is encoded by the coding sequence GTGCCTATTACCCATCTCTCTGAAAAGGGGCAGGTTCTCATTCCCAAGGCGCTTCGCCGCAAGTTCGGCTTGAAGCCGGGCGCGAAGATCCAGTTGGCCGAGGAAGCGGGGCGGCTGATCCTCTCGCCGGTTCCACCTGATCCAATCGCCGCCGCGACGGGCTTTCTCGAAGGGACATTCTCGCTGACGGCCGATCTTCGCCGCGACCATCAGGAAGAAATTCGCCGTGAGCGAAAAGTTCGTACTCGATAG
- a CDS encoding type II toxin-antitoxin system VapC family toxin, translating into MSEKFVLDSFALVALFHKESGWQRVQAALYEQEKANSRAFLNWINWGEFFYIVKRRVGAAKAEEALGRLEQLPLELVPLDLPLVRAAAEIKSEHTVSYADAFCVATAHRVNATILTSDQEFRAVEHLVKIRWLTG; encoded by the coding sequence GTGAGCGAAAAGTTCGTACTCGATAGTTTCGCGCTCGTCGCGCTGTTTCACAAAGAATCGGGCTGGCAGCGCGTGCAAGCGGCCCTCTACGAACAGGAGAAGGCCAACTCGCGGGCGTTCCTCAATTGGATCAACTGGGGAGAATTCTTCTACATCGTCAAGCGCCGGGTCGGAGCGGCCAAGGCGGAGGAGGCCCTGGGCCGGCTGGAGCAGTTGCCGCTGGAACTGGTACCCCTGGACCTCCCCCTGGTACGGGCAGCGGCCGAGATTAAAAGCGAGCACACCGTCTCCTATGCCGATGCCTTCTGTGTGGCGACGGCCCACCGGGTCAACGCGACCATCCTCACCAGCGATCAGGAGTTCCGGGCCGTCGAGCATCTCGTCAAGATCCGCTGGCTTACCGGATAA
- a CDS encoding AbrB/MazE/SpoVT family DNA-binding domain-containing protein has translation MVKHLTKHGNSLALVIDRGVLDLLEINADTPLSMTTDGKCLIVTPVRDPERQERFRAALEEGHRKYGKMLKRLAD, from the coding sequence ATGGTGAAGCACCTGACCAAGCATGGCAATAGCTTGGCTCTTGTGATCGATCGTGGGGTATTAGACCTTCTTGAGATCAATGCCGACACCCCCCTATCGATGACAACCGACGGGAAGTGCCTGATCGTCACCCCGGTGCGGGACCCGGAGAGACAGGAACGGTTTCGTGCTGCACTTGAGGAAGGACACCGGAAATACGGAAAGATGCTCAAACGACTGGCAGATTAG
- a CDS encoding type II toxin-antitoxin system death-on-curing family toxin: MAPAFLGLDEVIEIHWDMIERYGGSPGIRDMGLLQSAVAMPRAGFGSEFLHADLFEMAAAYLFHIVQNHPFIDGNKRVGSMAAFTFLKLNGLTLAAPQTDFELVVLEVARGRLNKAAIAEFLKTHSCR, encoded by the coding sequence ATGGCGCCCGCCTTCCTCGGTCTTGATGAGGTTATCGAGATCCATTGGGACATGATCGAACGGTATGGCGGCAGCCCTGGCATCCGCGATATGGGCCTGTTGCAGTCGGCTGTTGCCATGCCCCGGGCCGGCTTCGGGAGCGAGTTTCTGCACGCTGATCTCTTCGAGATGGCCGCCGCCTACCTATTCCATATTGTACAAAACCACCCATTTATCGATGGCAACAAGCGCGTCGGATCGATGGCCGCTTTCACATTCCTCAAGCTTAACGGGCTGACGCTTGCCGCTCCTCAAACCGACTTCGAGTTGGTCGTTCTGGAGGTTGCGCGGGGACGACTCAACAAAGCCGCGATCGCCGAGTTTCTCAAAACGCACTCCTGCCGTTAG
- a CDS encoding type II toxin-antitoxin system VapC family toxin: protein MIAYLDASALVKRYVAEAGSVEVGELIDQAAAVGTAIISRAEVAAALAKAVRVALLTREEGASALQLFSAEWESLVRLQMTEILVSRAASLAWDYGLRGYDAAHLASALFWRDMLGESVTVATYDRQLWNAAQATGLTVWPRSLP from the coding sequence GTGATCGCCTATCTCGACGCTAGCGCGCTTGTCAAGCGGTACGTGGCAGAGGCGGGTTCTGTCGAGGTTGGAGAACTCATTGATCAGGCCGCGGCGGTCGGTACGGCCATCATCAGCCGAGCGGAAGTGGCCGCAGCGCTGGCTAAGGCCGTTCGCGTGGCGCTCTTGACGCGCGAGGAAGGGGCCTCAGCGCTGCAGCTCTTCAGCGCTGAGTGGGAAAGCCTTGTCCGCCTCCAGATGACGGAAATCCTCGTGTCCCGTGCCGCATCTCTTGCGTGGGACTACGGCCTGCGCGGCTACGATGCGGCTCACTTGGCGTCGGCTCTGTTCTGGCGGGATATGCTGGGCGAGTCGGTTACGGTGGCGACCTACGACCGGCAACTCTGGAACGCCGCACAGGCGACCGGCCTGACTGTATGGCCGAGGTCACTCCCATGA